One genomic region from Haloarcula sp. DT43 encodes:
- a CDS encoding type IV pilin N-terminal domain-containing protein — protein sequence MPGNGIQSDDSGVSPIVGVILMVAITVLLAATAATFFLDIGSEGLGGNTPQAAFTFEYEAGSPDSLTIEHRSGDPIRAGNLYVTVSGASTANGQHAFTSLGGAPAAGSEITAGTQVTFSRGSLDLSDATVTLNWQSPDSDRSIRLAGWEAP from the coding sequence ATGCCAGGGAACGGGATTCAGTCCGACGACAGCGGGGTCTCACCGATAGTGGGCGTCATCTTGATGGTCGCAATAACGGTGCTGCTGGCGGCGACGGCAGCCACCTTCTTCCTCGACATCGGCTCCGAGGGGCTCGGCGGAAACACGCCGCAGGCGGCGTTCACGTTCGAATACGAGGCCGGGAGCCCCGACAGCCTGACAATCGAGCACCGGAGCGGGGACCCGATTCGGGCCGGGAACCTGTACGTCACCGTCAGCGGGGCGTCGACCGCCAACGGACAGCACGCGTTCACGAGTCTCGGTGGCGCACCGGCGGCTGGGTCGGAGATAACGGCCGGGACACAGGTGACGTTTTCCAGGGGGTCGCTGGACCTCTCGGACGCGACGGTCACGCTGAACTGGCAGTCGCCGGACAGCGACCGGTCCATCCGACTCGCGGGTTGGGAAGCGCCCTAG
- a CDS encoding acyl-CoA mutase large subunit family protein yields the protein MFDPDELAEIRESKTQWEEDDVQPTVDRFGERKETFTTDTEGHGVDRLYTPADVADLDYEDDLGFPGQEPYTRGVYPTGYRGRLWTMRQYAGMGTATETNERFHYLLDQGQTGLSMAFDLPTQMGYDSDHAMAAGEVGKTGVAIDSLDDMETVFDGIPLDEVSTSMTINAPASVLLAMYIAVGDKQGVDREELRGTIQNDVLKEYIARNTFIYPPEPSMRLITDIFEFCAAETPKFNTISISGYHIREAGSTAAQEIAFTLGDGIEYVEAAIEAGLDVDEFAPQLSFFFASYNNIFEEVAKFRAARRLWAKIMDERFDAQNPKSKQLKFHTQTAGSTLTAQQIENNVVRVSYQALAAVLGGTQSLHTNGKDEAIGLPTEQSVRTALRTQQILAHESGAADTIDPLAGSYYVESLTDELEAEARDLIEEVDERGGMRRAIEEQWVQRQIQDVAFERQREQEEGERIIVGVNEYQVEEEGEQDIEEVDEAVEQAQQDNVAAVREERDEEAVAAKLNALRGAAEGDENVMPYIIDAVKAYATTGEVCDVLRDVFGEYQPGSSL from the coding sequence ATGTTTGACCCCGACGAGCTGGCGGAGATACGGGAGTCGAAGACCCAGTGGGAGGAAGACGACGTCCAGCCCACCGTCGACCGCTTCGGCGAGCGCAAGGAGACGTTCACGACGGACACGGAGGGCCACGGGGTGGACCGCCTGTACACGCCCGCCGACGTTGCTGACCTCGACTACGAGGACGACCTGGGGTTCCCTGGCCAGGAGCCCTACACTCGCGGCGTCTACCCGACCGGGTATCGGGGCCGCCTCTGGACGATGCGCCAGTACGCCGGGATGGGGACCGCGACCGAGACAAACGAGCGGTTCCACTACCTGCTCGACCAGGGCCAGACCGGGCTCTCGATGGCGTTCGACCTGCCGACGCAGATGGGCTACGACTCCGACCACGCGATGGCCGCCGGCGAGGTCGGCAAGACCGGCGTCGCCATCGACTCGCTGGACGACATGGAGACGGTCTTCGACGGCATCCCGCTGGACGAAGTCTCGACCAGCATGACCATCAACGCGCCCGCCTCCGTCCTGCTGGCGATGTACATCGCCGTCGGGGACAAGCAGGGCGTCGACCGCGAGGAACTGCGCGGGACCATCCAGAACGACGTGCTCAAGGAGTACATCGCCCGCAATACGTTCATCTACCCGCCGGAGCCGTCGATGCGGCTCATTACCGACATCTTCGAGTTCTGCGCCGCCGAGACGCCGAAGTTCAACACCATCTCAATCTCGGGGTATCACATCCGCGAGGCCGGGTCGACGGCCGCCCAGGAAATCGCGTTCACGCTCGGTGACGGTATCGAGTACGTCGAGGCCGCCATCGAGGCCGGGCTGGACGTCGACGAGTTCGCGCCCCAGTTGTCCTTCTTTTTCGCCTCCTACAACAACATCTTCGAGGAGGTGGCGAAGTTCCGGGCCGCTCGCCGTCTCTGGGCGAAAATCATGGACGAGCGCTTCGACGCCCAGAATCCCAAGTCCAAGCAGCTGAAGTTCCACACCCAGACCGCCGGGTCGACGCTGACCGCCCAACAGATAGAGAACAACGTCGTTCGCGTCTCCTACCAGGCGCTCGCGGCAGTCCTGGGCGGCACCCAGAGCCTCCACACCAACGGCAAGGACGAGGCCATCGGCCTGCCGACGGAGCAATCGGTCAGGACCGCGTTGCGGACCCAGCAGATTCTGGCCCACGAGTCCGGCGCGGCCGACACCATCGACCCGCTGGCCGGGAGCTACTACGTCGAGTCGCTGACCGACGAACTCGAAGCCGAGGCCCGCGACCTCATCGAGGAGGTCGACGAACGCGGCGGGATGCGCCGGGCCATCGAGGAGCAGTGGGTCCAGCGCCAGATTCAGGACGTGGCCTTCGAGCGCCAGCGCGAGCAGGAGGAGGGCGAGCGTATCATCGTCGGCGTCAACGAGTACCAGGTCGAAGAGGAGGGCGAGCAGGACATCGAGGAGGTCGACGAGGCCGTCGAGCAGGCCCAGCAGGACAACGTCGCCGCCGTCCGGGAGGAGCGCGACGAGGAAGCAGTCGCGGCGAAACTGAACGCGCTCCGGGGGGCCGCCGAAGGAGATGAGAACGTCATGCCCTACATCATCGACGCGGTGAAGGCCTACGCCACGACCGGGGAGGTGTGTGACGTGCTCCGGGACGTGTTCGGCGAGTACCAGCCCGGTTCGTCGCTGTAG
- a CDS encoding GNAT family N-acetyltransferase: MYVRDAKNREEVWLLDRIEEMGLDETAFRSRDYVVAIDEKSHEKAGFGRIRIHKGGDEPVCELTSIGVLPDWRNQGVGAHVIERLVEYAGDEGFDTVYSLTSASEYLAQFGFERIEPAQLPGPLRDRLATKQENIQPDAVPLRVAVDRFQVPGRLRTRFKQASAGEPEDTEPEEGPEDFGIDPDEATYKYDTGD; this comes from the coding sequence ATGTACGTCCGGGATGCCAAAAACAGGGAGGAGGTCTGGCTGCTGGACCGTATCGAGGAGATGGGGCTGGACGAGACGGCCTTCAGGTCCCGGGACTACGTCGTCGCCATCGACGAGAAGAGCCACGAGAAGGCGGGCTTCGGCCGTATCCGCATTCACAAGGGCGGCGACGAGCCCGTCTGCGAACTGACCAGCATCGGCGTCCTGCCCGACTGGCGCAACCAGGGCGTGGGCGCACACGTCATCGAGCGGCTGGTCGAGTACGCGGGCGACGAGGGGTTCGACACCGTCTACTCGCTGACCAGCGCCTCCGAGTATCTCGCGCAGTTCGGCTTCGAGCGCATCGAGCCCGCGCAGCTACCCGGCCCGCTCCGGGACCGGCTGGCAACCAAACAGGAGAACATCCAGCCGGACGCGGTGCCGCTCCGGGTGGCCGTCGACCGCTTCCAGGTGCCCGGACGCCTCCGCACGCGGTTCAAGCAGGCCAGTGCCGGCGAGCCCGAGGACACCGAGCCGGAGGAGGGACCGGAGGACTTCGGCATCGACCCCGACGAGGCGACCTACAAGTACGACACGGGCGACTGA
- a CDS encoding MFS transporter, with amino-acid sequence MTDRTDRGVLAGVIFAVLLAQVLLYPGVDRLVGTLGAATDLNASMWFLAAEFGAFVVFAGVWGVLSDATGRRTPFIVGGAGASAVLYALLAWLPGAVSLPFAGVLVLRALQGGATIAAFSLAMTMLMDLGGGHGKNMGAAGIAIGSGTALGAPLGGQLYEIQTTLPLYAASALSLVVAVAALFVTDRAPSDERAGLAATVAGLRRRPSLGVPYAFGFIDRLTAGFFALVGTLYFRETFELGPGETGVMLALFFAPFALLQYPFGVLSDRIGRTVPIVAGSVLYGLTVIGVGQAPSVTVAGAGMVLTGVIGALMAPATMALVSDLAGETERGTAMAGFNIFGSVGFLAGILVGGTVAGTFGYPAAFLVAGGTEVVLAVLALPGLLRLDDPGGDAVGG; translated from the coding sequence GTGACGGACCGCACAGACCGGGGCGTTCTCGCCGGCGTCATCTTCGCCGTCCTGCTCGCGCAGGTCCTGCTGTATCCGGGCGTCGACAGGCTCGTCGGGACGCTGGGAGCCGCGACGGACCTGAACGCGAGCATGTGGTTCCTGGCCGCCGAGTTCGGCGCGTTCGTCGTCTTCGCCGGCGTGTGGGGCGTCCTCAGCGATGCGACGGGGCGGCGCACGCCCTTCATCGTCGGCGGGGCGGGCGCGAGCGCGGTGCTGTATGCCCTCCTCGCGTGGCTCCCCGGCGCTGTCTCGCTGCCGTTCGCCGGCGTGCTGGTCCTTCGGGCGCTCCAGGGGGGTGCCACCATCGCAGCGTTCTCGCTCGCGATGACGATGCTGATGGACCTCGGCGGCGGCCACGGCAAGAACATGGGCGCGGCGGGCATCGCAATCGGGAGCGGTACGGCGCTTGGCGCGCCGCTCGGCGGCCAGCTGTACGAGATTCAGACGACGCTCCCGCTGTACGCCGCGAGCGCGCTGTCGCTCGTCGTCGCGGTGGCCGCCCTGTTCGTGACCGACCGCGCGCCGTCGGACGAGCGGGCGGGGCTGGCGGCGACCGTCGCCGGTCTCAGACGGCGGCCGTCGCTGGGCGTCCCGTACGCCTTCGGGTTCATCGACCGGCTCACCGCGGGCTTTTTCGCGCTCGTCGGCACGCTGTATTTCAGGGAGACGTTCGAGCTTGGCCCCGGCGAAACCGGCGTCATGCTGGCGCTGTTCTTCGCGCCCTTCGCCCTCCTGCAGTACCCGTTCGGCGTGCTCTCGGACCGCATCGGCCGCACCGTGCCAATCGTCGCCGGGTCGGTGCTGTACGGGCTCACCGTCATCGGCGTCGGGCAGGCCCCGTCGGTCACCGTCGCCGGCGCGGGGATGGTGCTGACCGGCGTCATCGGCGCGCTGATGGCCCCCGCGACGATGGCGCTCGTCTCGGACCTCGCCGGCGAGACGGAGCGCGGGACCGCGATGGCTGGGTTCAACATCTTCGGCAGCGTCGGCTTCCTCGCCGGCATCCTCGTCGGCGGCACCGTCGCGGGCACCTTCGGCTATCCGGCCGCGTTCCTCGTCGCCGGCGGGACGGAGGTCGTCCTCGCGGTGCTGGCGCTCCCCGGACTGTTACGGCTCGACGACCCAGGTGGGGACGCCGTCGGAGGCTGA
- a CDS encoding 2Fe-2S iron-sulfur cluster-binding protein, protein MTEYTVTFVGTGEEITVSEKETILSRCIEEGIAQEYSCRVGMCLACSAEIIEGSVTQPAARGLTDREREDYALTCMARPQSDLKLDRGKYPPSIEGDIGAEDGDPTPADD, encoded by the coding sequence ATGACCGAGTACACGGTGACGTTCGTGGGGACGGGCGAGGAAATCACCGTCTCCGAGAAGGAGACGATTCTCTCGCGGTGTATCGAGGAGGGTATCGCCCAGGAGTACTCCTGCCGCGTCGGGATGTGTCTGGCCTGTTCGGCGGAGATAATCGAGGGGTCGGTCACCCAGCCCGCCGCCCGCGGACTGACCGACCGTGAACGGGAGGACTACGCGCTGACCTGCATGGCGCGGCCCCAGTCGGACTTGAAACTCGACCGCGGGAAGTACCCCCCCAGCATCGAAGGGGACATCGGCGCGGAGGACGGCGACCCCACACCCGCGGACGACTGA
- a CDS encoding geranylgeranyl reductase family protein, protein MTTHQGGNADGASATTRTVSVDVVVVGAGTSGCYAAATIADAGYDVVVVERKDETEAGHIACGDALKGASDFPEAIPKSQLEPAFTNTGVDHGRFEIPQEDTVLEIPVPGELAVIDRWEYGRCLIEGAADSGVEFHYDTVVQDVRQDDSGRVTGVRAMRKGDPVTYEGDMVIDGAGALSILQDKADLEDATFDTNVRYSQFCSAYREIIEVDEPVEWDDALVFKPTERSAGYLWYFPRTDTEINAGLGFQMNEEPMELVDDLKRDLRGRSEFEGATVQDKLGAALPTRRPYDSAVAPGFMAVGDAAGHVNPTTGGGIAGAAYAGTYAAEQAIEAIETGRTDDEAALWEYNERVMDHFGARYAALDVYNIFTTAYDVDDLMALLAALPGEKLAEALYGGSTSIGLGLKLKMAVKSIGHLGTIRDLYQTKKAADRLLDHYESYPSDRGGFEAWQRERDAIMDDIYEVTGAEPKY, encoded by the coding sequence ATGACCACACACCAGGGCGGCAACGCCGACGGAGCGTCGGCGACCACACGGACCGTGTCCGTGGACGTTGTCGTCGTCGGGGCCGGGACATCCGGCTGCTACGCCGCCGCGACGATTGCGGACGCGGGCTACGACGTCGTCGTCGTCGAGCGCAAAGACGAGACCGAGGCCGGCCACATCGCCTGCGGGGACGCGCTGAAGGGAGCCAGCGACTTCCCCGAGGCGATTCCGAAGTCCCAGCTCGAACCGGCCTTTACCAACACGGGCGTCGACCACGGCCGGTTCGAGATTCCCCAGGAAGACACCGTCCTCGAAATCCCCGTGCCGGGCGAACTCGCCGTCATCGACCGCTGGGAGTACGGGCGGTGCCTCATCGAGGGCGCGGCCGACAGCGGGGTGGAGTTCCACTACGACACTGTCGTCCAGGACGTGCGACAGGACGACAGCGGCCGGGTGACCGGCGTGAGAGCCATGCGCAAGGGCGACCCCGTCACCTACGAGGGCGACATGGTCATCGACGGGGCCGGCGCGCTGTCTATCCTCCAGGACAAGGCCGACCTCGAAGACGCGACCTTCGACACGAACGTCCGGTACTCGCAGTTCTGCTCGGCCTATCGGGAGATAATCGAGGTCGACGAGCCCGTCGAGTGGGACGACGCGCTCGTGTTCAAGCCGACCGAGCGCTCCGCCGGCTACCTATGGTACTTCCCGCGCACGGACACGGAAATCAACGCCGGCCTCGGCTTCCAGATGAACGAGGAACCGATGGAACTGGTCGACGACCTCAAACGCGACCTCCGGGGTCGAAGCGAGTTCGAGGGCGCGACGGTCCAGGACAAGCTCGGTGCCGCCCTGCCGACGCGCCGGCCGTACGACTCCGCGGTCGCCCCTGGGTTCATGGCCGTCGGCGACGCCGCCGGCCACGTCAACCCGACCACCGGTGGCGGCATCGCCGGGGCGGCGTACGCCGGGACTTACGCCGCCGAACAGGCCATCGAGGCCATCGAAACCGGCCGGACGGACGACGAAGCCGCGCTCTGGGAGTACAACGAGCGCGTGATGGACCACTTCGGGGCCCGGTACGCGGCGCTCGACGTGTACAACATCTTCACCACCGCCTACGACGTCGACGACCTGATGGCGCTGCTGGCCGCGCTCCCCGGCGAGAAGCTCGCCGAGGCGCTGTACGGCGGCTCGACCAGTATCGGCCTCGGGCTCAAACTCAAGATGGCCGTCAAGAGCATCGGCCACCTGGGGACCATCCGGGACCTCTACCAGACGAAGAAGGCCGCCGACCGGCTGCTCGACCACTACGAGTCGTACCCGAGTGACCGCGGCGGCTTCGAGGCCTGGCAACGCGAGCGGGACGCCATCATGGACGACATCTACGAGGTCACCGGCGCGGAGCCGAAGTACTGA
- a CDS encoding DUF7110 family protein: protein MTSRVYRLHSTLELPLEDAYDFFEDPDLPPEIADIDITRRNNTLIVSAVAKDDSMSKYTPTAQLKASVTENRVYEEDPDEMGPPGAASTGSSGGGPQWGALEEEEEEIESELVEYACFKGDRETVLQNTALQYAMFEVLCDVAKVAEKGTLTAIAAVDEELEAVRIVDGEERPAAINVAEEPRDGEEEEGVNWRDNEFIS, encoded by the coding sequence ATGACCAGCCGCGTATACAGACTTCACTCGACACTTGAACTGCCGCTAGAAGATGCCTACGATTTCTTCGAGGACCCGGACCTGCCTCCCGAAATCGCAGACATCGACATCACTCGTCGGAACAATACGCTCATCGTCAGTGCCGTCGCCAAGGACGACTCGATGAGCAAGTACACCCCGACGGCCCAGCTCAAGGCCAGCGTCACGGAGAACCGGGTGTACGAAGAGGACCCCGACGAGATGGGACCGCCCGGAGCGGCGAGCACCGGCAGCTCCGGCGGCGGCCCGCAGTGGGGCGCGCTCGAAGAGGAAGAAGAAGAAATCGAGTCCGAACTCGTCGAGTACGCCTGCTTCAAGGGCGACCGCGAGACGGTACTCCAGAACACCGCGCTCCAGTACGCGATGTTCGAGGTCCTGTGTGACGTAGCAAAAGTCGCCGAGAAAGGGACATTGACCGCGATTGCAGCGGTCGACGAGGAACTCGAAGCCGTCCGCATCGTCGATGGGGAAGAGCGACCCGCCGCGATAAACGTCGCGGAAGAACCCCGCGACGGCGAGGAAGAAGAGGGCGTCAACTGGCGCGACAACGAGTTCATCTCGTAA
- a CDS encoding stage II sporulation protein M, translating into MDDRPGLPTRLFHRWLLRYVPVAALILLASAVLGYGLGSQVPAAWLQNPGTTGESPFVPAEITTLSLTVNNLGALLVMALGAVSLGTMTVLSLVLNGLLVGVVVGIALKQVSPVVVAALIVPHGLVEIPALLIVAAVGLRFGWHTIQYIRGRADELVTGQDIREAGWLLGTAAVLIVIAAYIEANLTVEIASQFTDADLSGLTA; encoded by the coding sequence ATGGACGACCGCCCCGGCCTTCCGACCCGCCTCTTTCACCGCTGGCTGTTGCGCTATGTCCCCGTAGCCGCGCTGATACTGCTTGCCAGTGCCGTGCTCGGATACGGACTCGGCAGTCAGGTACCCGCCGCCTGGCTCCAGAACCCGGGGACGACTGGCGAAAGCCCCTTCGTGCCGGCCGAGATAACGACCCTCTCGCTGACGGTCAACAACCTCGGCGCGTTGCTCGTGATGGCGCTCGGCGCTGTCTCGCTCGGGACCATGACGGTCCTGTCGCTCGTCCTGAACGGTCTGCTCGTCGGCGTCGTCGTCGGTATCGCGCTCAAGCAGGTCTCCCCCGTCGTCGTCGCCGCGCTCATCGTGCCGCACGGCCTCGTCGAAATCCCCGCGTTGCTCATCGTCGCCGCCGTCGGGCTCCGGTTCGGGTGGCACACAATTCAGTACATCCGCGGCCGCGCGGACGAACTCGTCACCGGGCAGGACATCCGGGAAGCCGGCTGGCTGCTCGGGACGGCTGCCGTCCTCATCGTGATTGCGGCCTACATCGAGGCGAACCTCACGGTCGAAATCGCGTCGCAGTTCACCGACGCCGACCTCTCGGGGCTCACGGCGTAG
- a CDS encoding FKBP-type peptidyl-prolyl cis-trans isomerase → MPIEPGDSVTIEYVGRFEDGTVFDTSRPEVAREHGLIEAQGVDASEYAPLSFTVGAGEIIEGLDEALVGLAAGEEATVTVPPEKAYGEFQADRVREYDPETFEGMVGKDPAVGLHVEAENGLHGDVTAVRDDAVEVDFNHELAGKTLVFDVEVVDVR, encoded by the coding sequence ATGCCAATCGAACCGGGTGACAGCGTCACCATCGAGTACGTCGGCCGCTTCGAGGACGGGACCGTCTTCGATACGTCACGTCCCGAGGTCGCCAGGGAGCACGGACTCATCGAGGCACAGGGCGTCGACGCGAGCGAGTACGCGCCGCTTTCCTTCACCGTCGGTGCCGGGGAGATAATCGAGGGCCTCGACGAGGCGCTGGTCGGACTGGCCGCCGGCGAGGAGGCCACCGTCACAGTGCCCCCCGAAAAGGCCTACGGCGAGTTCCAGGCCGACCGCGTCCGCGAGTACGACCCCGAGACGTTCGAGGGGATGGTCGGGAAGGACCCGGCGGTCGGGCTCCACGTCGAGGCCGAGAACGGCCTCCACGGGGACGTGACGGCGGTCCGGGACGACGCCGTCGAGGTCGATTTCAACCACGAACTGGCGGGCAAGACGCTCGTGTTCGACGTCGAGGTCGTCGACGTCCGATAG
- a CDS encoding phosphoadenosine phosphosulfate reductase family protein — protein sequence MSESAEFPDYLDVDYTDGEGEDPAEYPTVNHKIEKAIEVTKTGLEQYENPVVMWTGGKDSTLTLYFVKEVAERFDLEVPPVVFIDHYQHFDELIEFVEHWADEWDLDVIWARNEDVGNYVDEHGLEPGDDIPVDELSEHNQHHIRNILEYEEDTFPFLLDTYVGNHLLKTVALNDTIEEHDVDGILSGIRWDEQESRADETFFSPRHDPDIYPPHDRIQSILQFAEADVWEAFWNFVVPDTVEGYPDDGYVPQGQDDLPEGIEKEDVPVSPKYFAGFRSLGSEVSTDKSAEEPAWLQDMENTTERAGRAQDKEDLMERLRDLGYM from the coding sequence ATGTCCGAATCAGCAGAGTTCCCGGACTATCTGGACGTCGACTACACCGACGGGGAAGGCGAGGACCCCGCGGAGTACCCGACGGTCAACCACAAGATAGAGAAGGCCATCGAGGTCACGAAGACCGGCCTCGAACAGTACGAGAACCCCGTCGTGATGTGGACCGGCGGCAAGGACTCGACGCTGACGCTGTACTTCGTCAAGGAGGTCGCCGAGCGCTTCGACCTCGAAGTCCCCCCGGTCGTGTTCATCGACCACTACCAGCACTTCGACGAACTCATCGAGTTCGTCGAGCACTGGGCCGACGAGTGGGACCTCGACGTCATCTGGGCCCGCAACGAGGACGTGGGCAACTACGTCGACGAGCACGGGCTCGAACCGGGCGACGACATCCCCGTCGACGAACTCTCCGAGCACAACCAGCACCACATCCGGAACATCCTCGAGTACGAGGAGGACACGTTCCCGTTCCTGCTCGACACGTACGTCGGCAACCACCTCCTGAAGACGGTGGCGCTCAACGACACCATCGAGGAACACGACGTCGACGGTATCCTGTCGGGCATCCGCTGGGACGAGCAGGAGTCCCGCGCCGACGAGACGTTCTTCTCGCCGCGCCACGACCCGGACATCTACCCGCCGCACGACCGCATCCAGTCGATTCTCCAGTTCGCGGAGGCAGACGTGTGGGAGGCCTTCTGGAACTTCGTCGTCCCGGACACGGTCGAGGGCTACCCGGACGACGGCTACGTCCCACAGGGCCAGGACGACCTGCCCGAGGGCATCGAGAAGGAGGACGTGCCGGTCTCGCCGAAGTACTTCGCCGGGTTCCGCTCGCTCGGGAGCGAGGTCAGCACGGACAAGTCCGCCGAAGAGCCCGCCTGGCTACAGGACATGGAGAACACGACCGAGCGCGCCGGCCGCGCCCAGGACAAGGAGGACCTGATGGAGCGCCTGCGCGACCTCGGCTACATGTAA
- a CDS encoding AMP-binding protein encodes MSEQDHDTIVHDPSRSFVESTNVWEFMQTYDIDDYAELVERTTTDLPEEPDSGVEWFWDTLPEYLDVEFFEAYDAVRDGSAGPQFTDWYVGGTINAAHNAVDRHAARDSPTRNTVALIWEGEPGDTREVTYHELNRQASKVANYLDSVGVGTGDTVGLYMPMIPEVASILYGCLKVGAIAVPIFSGFGVDATATRIADAECSVLFTGDGFYRRGSGVHLKGTADEAIRQAGDELGAVPVEHTVVYDRLGVADDPDETIRWTRRDEWWDEAVGAAADEYAAKELPSDQESMLLYSSGTTGKPKGIVHTHAGALLQAAKEIYFGFDHKPSDRFFWVSDIGWMMGPWTLLGNHALGGTVFMYEGAPDYPDPDRFWAMIDRHDITTFGVSPTAIRALRKQGDEWLAGHDRSSLRLLGSTGEPWDPESWLWFYEHVGNGECPIINISGGTEIMGCFLMPMPIQSLKPCTLGGPGLGMDVDIVDAEGNSVADAHERGYLVARDSCPSMTKSLWSGDERYIEEYWSTWDDVWNHGDWAQKDEDGLWFLHGRADDVLNVAGRKVGPAEVEGAAMEHAAVNQAAAVGAPDDTTGTAVVLYVVLEPGFDASDDLRESIRAAVGEELGKPFRPRDVLFVDEFPKTQSGKILRRAIAGAYRGEELGDMSSIENPEAVEAVREAS; translated from the coding sequence ATGAGTGAGCAAGACCACGACACCATCGTTCACGACCCGAGCCGTTCGTTCGTCGAGTCGACGAACGTCTGGGAGTTCATGCAGACCTACGACATCGACGACTACGCCGAACTCGTCGAGCGAACGACCACGGACCTGCCCGAGGAGCCCGATTCCGGCGTCGAGTGGTTCTGGGACACGCTCCCGGAGTATCTCGACGTCGAGTTCTTCGAGGCGTACGACGCGGTCCGGGACGGTAGCGCGGGACCGCAGTTCACGGACTGGTACGTCGGCGGGACCATCAACGCCGCCCACAACGCGGTCGACCGCCACGCGGCGCGGGACAGTCCCACCCGCAACACGGTCGCGCTCATCTGGGAGGGCGAACCCGGCGACACCCGGGAGGTCACGTACCACGAACTGAACCGGCAGGCCAGCAAAGTGGCGAACTACCTGGACTCGGTCGGCGTCGGCACCGGCGACACCGTCGGCCTGTACATGCCGATGATACCCGAGGTCGCGTCCATCCTCTATGGCTGTCTCAAAGTCGGGGCCATCGCCGTCCCCATCTTCTCCGGGTTCGGCGTCGACGCGACGGCGACCCGCATCGCGGATGCCGAGTGTTCCGTCCTGTTCACCGGCGACGGCTTCTACCGACGGGGCTCCGGCGTCCACCTCAAGGGCACCGCCGACGAGGCCATCAGGCAGGCCGGCGACGAACTCGGCGCGGTCCCGGTCGAACACACCGTCGTCTACGACCGCCTCGGCGTCGCCGACGACCCCGACGAGACGATTCGCTGGACCCGTCGCGACGAGTGGTGGGACGAGGCCGTCGGGGCCGCCGCCGACGAGTACGCCGCGAAAGAACTCCCGAGCGACCAGGAGTCGATGCTCCTGTACTCCTCGGGGACGACCGGGAAACCGAAAGGCATCGTCCACACGCACGCCGGCGCGCTCCTCCAGGCGGCCAAGGAGATTTACTTCGGCTTCGACCACAAACCCAGCGACCGCTTCTTCTGGGTGAGCGACATCGGCTGGATGATGGGGCCGTGGACGCTGCTGGGGAACCACGCCCTCGGCGGCACCGTCTTCATGTACGAGGGCGCGCCGGACTACCCCGACCCGGACCGCTTCTGGGCGATGATAGACCGCCACGACATCACCACTTTCGGCGTCTCGCCGACCGCGATTCGGGCGCTCAGAAAGCAGGGCGACGAGTGGCTGGCGGGCCACGACCGCTCCAGTCTCCGCCTGCTGGGGTCGACCGGAGAGCCCTGGGACCCCGAGAGCTGGCTGTGGTTCTACGAGCACGTGGGCAACGGCGAGTGCCCGATAATCAACATCTCTGGGGGGACCGAAATCATGGGCTGCTTTCTCATGCCGATGCCGATACAGTCGCTCAAGCCCTGCACGCTCGGCGGCCCCGGGCTCGGGATGGATGTCGATATCGTCGACGCCGAGGGGAACTCCGTTGCCGACGCCCACGAGCGGGGGTATCTCGTGGCGCGGGACTCCTGCCCGTCGATGACGAAGTCGCTGTGGAGCGGCGACGAGCGGTACATCGAGGAGTACTGGTCGACCTGGGACGACGTGTGGAACCACGGCGACTGGGCCCAGAAGGACGAGGACGGCCTGTGGTTCCTCCATGGGCGGGCCGACGACGTGCTCAACGTCGCCGGGCGGAAGGTCGGTCCGGCGGAGGTCGAGGGGGCGGCGATGGAGCACGCCGCGGTCAATCAGGCCGCGGCCGTCGGCGCGCCGGACGACACCACCGGGACCGCCGTCGTTCTCTACGTCGTCCTCGAACCCGGCTTCGACGCCTCCGACGACCTCCGGGAGTCGATTCGCGCGGCCGTCGGCGAGGAACTCGGCAAGCCGTTCCGCCCCCGGGACGTGCTGTTCGTCGACGAGTTCCCCAAGACCCAGAGCGGGAAGATACTCAGGCGGGCCATCGCCGGCGCCTACCGCGGCGAGGAACTGGGCGACATGTCCAGCATCGAGAACCCCGAGGCGGTGGAGGCCGTCCGGGAGGCGTCGTAG